One Paenibacillus sp. FSL W8-0186 genomic window carries:
- a CDS encoding DoxX family protein, with protein MEILTYILQGILAIMFLFAGFGKVTGIQMHVEAFNHLRLPQWFRFVTGIVELAGAALLIVGYWASTFATAGALIFAITGVGGILSHIRVKDSFKDTAMIIFLTILSFVVLIHHFI; from the coding sequence GTGGAAATATTAACTTATATCTTACAAGGAATCCTTGCAATCATGTTTCTATTTGCAGGATTCGGAAAAGTTACGGGTATCCAAATGCATGTGGAAGCATTTAATCATTTGAGATTGCCCCAATGGTTTCGATTTGTAACTGGGATTGTTGAATTAGCAGGGGCAGCACTTTTAATTGTTGGATATTGGGCTTCAACTTTTGCAACGGCAGGTGCGCTTATATTTGCTATTACAGGTGTGGGCGGCATCCTTTCACATATTCGCGTTAAAGATTCTTTTAAAGATACAGCAATGATTATTTTCTTAACCATTCTATCGTTCGTTGTATTGATTCATCATTTTATCTAA
- a CDS encoding chemotaxis protein, which translates to MKQGIIVLMNGTSSSGKTSISAELVNQKEILFHHLSIDDFFYNFNEFIDNKFPDIKPTREVDDQVVAQIIFDPLASMYYAIIKLFSEMGLNVIVDTVIDNDRRFNECLDIFSDQPTLFVGVICSKEELIRREQIRGDRQIGLVSSQFDKIYCFDEYDLEVNTEELSPIECAEKILNFIKSNKDYSVFKNLSKRNVSVS; encoded by the coding sequence TTGAAGCAAGGAATCATTGTGTTGATGAACGGAACTTCAAGCTCAGGAAAGACTAGTATTTCTGCTGAATTGGTAAATCAGAAAGAGATTCTTTTTCATCATTTATCCATAGATGACTTTTTTTATAATTTCAATGAATTTATTGATAATAAATTTCCAGATATTAAACCTACAAGAGAAGTAGATGATCAAGTTGTCGCACAAATCATTTTTGATCCCTTAGCCTCAATGTACTATGCGATAATTAAATTGTTTTCGGAAATGGGTTTGAATGTGATAGTAGATACTGTAATCGACAATGACAGGCGGTTTAATGAGTGTCTTGATATATTTTCTGATCAGCCTACATTGTTTGTAGGTGTAATATGCTCGAAAGAAGAACTCATAAGAAGAGAGCAAATAAGAGGAGATCGACAGATTGGACTAGTAAGTTCCCAATTCGACAAAATATATTGCTTTGATGAATATGACCTTGAAGTAAATACGGAAGAGTTGAGTCCAATAGAATGCGCCGAAAAGATATTAAACTTTATTAAGTCCAATAAGGATTACTCCGTATTTAAGAACTTAAGTAAAAGAAATGTTAGTGTTTCATAG
- a CDS encoding TetR/AcrR family transcriptional regulator — MAKQIDPRVLRTRKLIMDAFIELTKKKDFNDITIGDITSAATVNRATFYNHFIDKYDLLEKVLSESVMREVLQDVSMHEVINEETIKSIFISIIKFHTSVGNQCQRSYEAFTPQIETIFKKELQAFFSAWAQRQWSNQNRLEIETFAVMLSWSLYGAAMYWMQNRTTKPEDYVKQILHNIKLE; from the coding sequence ATGGCAAAACAAATCGATCCCCGTGTTCTTCGCACCCGCAAGCTCATTATGGACGCATTTATCGAGTTAACTAAGAAAAAAGATTTTAATGACATCACAATCGGGGATATTACATCTGCTGCAACGGTCAATCGCGCAACCTTTTATAATCATTTCATTGACAAATACGACTTGCTTGAAAAAGTGTTAAGTGAAAGCGTGATGAGAGAAGTCCTTCAAGATGTAAGTATGCATGAGGTCATTAACGAAGAGACAATAAAATCGATTTTTATCTCGATTATTAAGTTCCACACATCGGTTGGTAACCAGTGCCAGCGAAGTTATGAAGCTTTTACACCCCAAATAGAAACGATCTTTAAAAAGGAGCTCCAAGCCTTTTTTTCAGCGTGGGCACAAAGACAATGGTCTAACCAAAATCGATTAGAAATCGAGACTTTTGCGGTGATGTTAAGCTGGTCACTCTATGGGGCTGCAATGTATTGGATGCAAAATCGCACGACAAAACCAGAAGATTACGTAAAGCAAATATTGCATAACATAAAACTAGAATAA
- a CDS encoding DinB family protein translates to MTQSIINTGKVLRQIVIGRLQDVSESQMDIQPEGFHNTVRWNVGHMVYWLDKFASLSFSSQSAIPAQYEILFNSGTKPSNWTLAPPTKDELIAMLTEQLSRFSELTSEMLEQRLISPFEMGPFQFVTAGELFNFALIHEALHLGVISSQLKLTK, encoded by the coding sequence ATGACACAATCCATTATCAATACGGGGAAAGTGCTGCGTCAGATCGTCATCGGCCGGCTTCAGGACGTATCGGAGTCACAGATGGATATCCAGCCGGAGGGCTTCCACAATACGGTTCGCTGGAATGTCGGTCATATGGTTTATTGGTTGGATAAATTCGCTTCGCTTAGCTTCAGTTCGCAATCGGCCATTCCGGCTCAATACGAGATACTGTTCAACTCCGGAACAAAACCTTCGAATTGGACGTTAGCGCCTCCAACGAAGGACGAATTGATCGCAATGTTAACAGAGCAGCTTTCCCGTTTTTCAGAACTGACATCCGAAATGCTCGAACAGAGGCTGATATCGCCGTTTGAAATGGGGCCGTTCCAATTCGTTACAGCCGGCGAATTATTTAATTTCGCATTGATTCATGAAGCGCTTCACCTTGGAGTTATATCAAGCCAGCTCAAGCTCACCAAATAA
- a CDS encoding GNAT family N-acetyltransferase: protein MQEFIFTKDYKHNEPLRKSFFELAANTFDLSFENWYQKGGWSERYIPFSFVEGEKVIANVSVNILELIINGEKKKAIQIGTVMTHPEYRSRGLSTSLMNKVLMEYENKYDFMYLFANDTVLDFYPKFGFKAVEEHQFSMDFTPSQFDYTGIRKLNVSQADDLRVIYKFAAERLPVSQRFGTDCTQGILMYYCLNVFCNDIYYLEKENAIAIYKKENNHMDIFDIINIKEVKIQDILTKIAGRDTEKITFHFTPDYKGIDLKSDISHGSLFVRTTGENLYPVHVKHPITSIA, encoded by the coding sequence ATGCAGGAATTTATATTTACGAAGGATTATAAACACAATGAACCACTTAGAAAGAGTTTTTTCGAACTTGCTGCCAACACTTTTGATTTAAGTTTTGAAAATTGGTATCAAAAAGGGGGTTGGAGCGAACGTTACATTCCTTTTTCATTTGTTGAGGGAGAGAAGGTTATTGCAAATGTTTCAGTAAACATTCTTGAGTTAATTATTAATGGAGAGAAGAAAAAAGCTATACAAATTGGAACAGTAATGACACATCCTGAATATCGAAGTAGAGGATTGTCTACAAGTTTAATGAACAAGGTTTTGATGGAATATGAGAACAAGTATGATTTCATGTATCTCTTTGCCAATGATACGGTTCTTGATTTTTATCCCAAGTTTGGATTTAAAGCAGTAGAAGAGCATCAATTTTCAATGGACTTTACACCAAGCCAATTTGATTATACGGGCATAAGAAAACTAAATGTAAGTCAAGCAGATGATTTACGTGTTATTTACAAATTTGCAGCAGAAAGATTGCCCGTATCTCAACGTTTTGGAACTGATTGCACTCAAGGAATTTTAATGTATTATTGCCTGAACGTTTTTTGTAATGATATTTATTACTTGGAAAAAGAGAACGCTATTGCTATTTATAAGAAGGAAAACAATCACATGGACATCTTCGATATTATCAACATAAAGGAAGTCAAAATTCAAGATATTTTGACTAAGATTGCAGGTAGAGATACTGAAAAAATAACTTTCCATTTCACTCCAGATTATAAAGGTATCGATTTAAAAAGCGATATCTCTCATGGTAGTTTATTTGTAAGAACAACTGGTGAAAACCTCTATCCTGTACACGTAAAACACCCAATTACCTCCATAGCTTAA
- a CDS encoding nuclear transport factor 2 family protein encodes MTNNHEAFDAFRRALETGHTADFLKKVTDDFHFFVPLPLEGWNQKQQGGERFEELIRFERSLFQMRLTPLIELENESYGMVVFRAEGLLNGRPHHNELSIVFEFEEDRIRSFREYVGMPLKNYENP; translated from the coding sequence ATGACGAATAATCACGAAGCGTTTGATGCTTTTCGGCGTGCTTTAGAAACTGGGCATACGGCTGATTTTCTTAAAAAGGTGACGGACGATTTTCATTTCTTCGTTCCGCTCCCGCTGGAAGGGTGGAATCAGAAGCAGCAAGGCGGCGAACGGTTCGAGGAGTTAATCAGGTTTGAGCGATCCTTATTTCAGATGCGCCTCACTCCGCTGATCGAGCTGGAGAATGAGAGCTACGGAATGGTCGTTTTTCGCGCAGAAGGATTGCTGAACGGCAGACCTCACCACAATGAGCTTTCCATCGTCTTCGAGTTCGAAGAGGATCGGATCCGTTCCTTCCGAGAGTATGTAGGAATGCCGTTGAAAAACTACGAGAACCCTTAA
- a CDS encoding LysR family transcriptional regulator — protein sequence MELRQLEYFAAICKEMHFSRAAENLCTTQSNLSQQIKFLESELGLPLFDRIGKRIALTDAGKILLEHSQSIFEHVDYAKRAISDLKKMEGGMLDIGILPGDGDLLFDALLIDFHKNYPRLSISVTETMDVYEQVLNGIRDLGVTTVPVKPDERISIIPLFHEEFALAIRSDHPLAKSKTIPFDQLQQLRMVMFGAEHQMTKVIQSYCHERGIVIDTPIVTSTLSTLLSLVNQGIGASILPRMLLDYMNPENIVAVKLLNPTPSQDICIIYRTDKFMGQAAKLFIQELQSFLQSVMTHTGRSLG from the coding sequence TTGGAACTGCGACAGCTTGAATACTTTGCTGCGATTTGTAAGGAGATGCATTTCTCCAGGGCGGCCGAAAATCTCTGTACCACACAGTCGAATCTGAGTCAGCAGATCAAGTTTTTGGAGAGCGAGCTTGGGCTCCCACTATTCGATCGTATCGGAAAGCGGATTGCGTTAACCGATGCAGGAAAAATCCTGCTTGAGCATAGTCAGAGCATCTTTGAACACGTTGACTATGCGAAAAGAGCAATATCGGATTTAAAGAAGATGGAAGGCGGTATGCTGGATATCGGCATTTTGCCGGGAGACGGGGATTTGCTGTTTGACGCTTTACTTATCGATTTCCATAAAAATTATCCTAGGCTATCGATAAGCGTAACGGAGACCATGGATGTCTACGAACAGGTTCTTAACGGCATAAGAGATCTCGGAGTTACTACGGTGCCAGTTAAGCCTGATGAGCGCATTTCAATTATTCCCTTGTTTCACGAGGAATTTGCTTTGGCGATCCGATCGGATCACCCTCTTGCGAAGTCAAAGACGATTCCGTTCGATCAGCTGCAGCAGCTAAGGATGGTCATGTTCGGGGCTGAACATCAGATGACGAAGGTCATTCAATCGTACTGTCATGAGAGAGGAATTGTAATTGACACGCCGATTGTAACTTCAACCTTATCGACGCTTCTGTCTCTGGTCAATCAAGGAATAGGAGCTTCTATTCTTCCCCGAATGCTGCTAGATTATATGAACCCAGAGAATATCGTTGCCGTAAAGCTGCTTAATCCTACACCTAGTCAAGACATATGTATCATATATCGTACGGACAAATTCATGGGGCAGGCAGCGAAGTTGTTTATTCAAGAATTGCAGTCTTTCCTTCAGAGCGTTATGACTCATACCGGTCGCTCGTTAGGTTAA
- a CDS encoding LLM class flavin-dependent oxidoreductase translates to MVEFEFGVYSLGERIPDASGNSSNAQTRVEAIIQMAKMADEAGLDIFGVGEHHRQDFVTSSYAMLLAAIARETKNIKLTSTLSVISTADPVRVYEDFATLDLLSNGRTEIIVGRGAFLESFSLFGESLDDYDELFDEKLHLFMKLQEQEVISWQGKFRSSLQNAQIAPRPVQKKLPLWIGVGGTPASAVRAGRLGVNMALALLSGRPESSKPLVDLYWQAAREAGHDLSKLRVSVTGHSYIAETGEQAIAEFVSHYNQYFGYFLKERGQHFVTTEEQLMPQRAAGQILAVGSAEELAEKILHQHELFGHSRFMGQFDLGGQPLSRVEKAMDLLANRVAPMVRRALAK, encoded by the coding sequence ATGGTCGAATTTGAATTCGGAGTATATTCATTAGGAGAACGAATACCTGATGCAAGTGGAAATAGCTCTAACGCACAAACCAGAGTCGAAGCTATTATTCAGATGGCTAAAATGGCGGATGAAGCAGGCCTCGATATATTTGGTGTTGGCGAACATCATCGTCAGGATTTTGTAACATCTTCCTATGCCATGCTGCTCGCAGCGATTGCGCGCGAGACGAAAAATATTAAACTAACCAGTACCCTATCCGTTATTAGCACAGCGGATCCAGTACGTGTCTATGAGGATTTTGCAACGCTTGATTTATTATCTAACGGACGAACTGAAATTATTGTAGGACGGGGGGCATTTTTAGAATCATTCTCTCTCTTTGGAGAAAGTCTAGATGACTATGATGAATTGTTTGATGAAAAGCTGCATCTGTTTATGAAATTGCAAGAACAGGAAGTGATTAGCTGGCAAGGAAAGTTTCGTTCTTCTCTTCAAAATGCACAAATAGCACCTAGACCCGTTCAGAAGAAACTCCCCCTTTGGATTGGGGTGGGAGGCACACCTGCAAGTGCCGTTCGTGCAGGAAGACTTGGAGTAAATATGGCACTTGCCTTGCTAAGCGGTCGTCCAGAATCCAGCAAGCCATTAGTAGACCTTTATTGGCAAGCTGCAAGAGAAGCAGGTCATGATTTAAGCAAGCTAAGGGTTTCAGTGACGGGGCATTCGTATATCGCGGAAACTGGAGAACAAGCGATTGCCGAATTTGTTTCGCACTATAATCAATATTTCGGATACTTTTTAAAGGAGCGTGGTCAACACTTTGTAACGACGGAAGAGCAATTGATGCCTCAGAGAGCAGCAGGACAAATATTGGCAGTCGGCAGTGCAGAAGAATTAGCAGAGAAGATCTTGCATCAGCATGAGCTATTCGGGCATTCACGCTTCATGGGACAATTCGATCTGGGTGGTCAGCCATTATCTCGGGTAGAAAAAGCAATGGATCTACTGGCGAACAGAGTAGCACCGATGGTACGCAGGGCTTTAGCTAAGTAA
- the nhaC gene encoding Na+/H+ antiporter NhaC: MDRQLSFLQSMILIVFNLTFLFVSIFIFKAEPHIPLLGATIGTAAILHLYGVSWRKLESSIIEGIQSAIMPILILSLIGILIAVWMMSGTVPTILYYGLDYIEPHYFAVSALYVTVIVSMFTGSSFTTVSTVGVALMGIAVTTGISLPLAAGAIVSGACFGDKMSPLSDTTNFAPAVAGISIFTHIRNMMYTTVPALIITTILFLLIPTTGSIDLSSIQSIKESLQNGFHLHWLTLLSPLAVIACSAKRIPILPTLIVGIVTGLLITAFVQQQASIGSWFSVMQGGYNSTIVNKTVAEIVNRGGLQSMMWSVSLILIALSLGGLLQHCGVIEALFRKWIEPLKRRSSIVLMTGASSIAVNGMTGEQYLSILLPGQMFKGEYTRRQIPAKTLSRTLEDCGTLVNPLIPWGVSGAFFAATLGVPVLEYAPFAAFLWLSPIFTFGFALIPQLQRNSLGTSK, translated from the coding sequence ATGGATCGACAGCTTAGTTTTTTACAAAGTATGATTCTTATCGTTTTCAATCTTACATTTCTGTTTGTTTCGATCTTTATATTCAAGGCAGAGCCTCATATCCCGCTTCTGGGCGCAACGATCGGCACTGCCGCCATATTACACTTATACGGAGTTTCCTGGAGGAAGCTTGAATCCTCTATCATTGAAGGCATACAATCCGCTATTATGCCAATCTTGATTCTTTCGCTTATTGGAATATTAATTGCCGTTTGGATGATGAGTGGAACCGTGCCGACCATACTGTATTATGGACTGGATTATATTGAACCGCATTATTTTGCTGTGAGCGCGTTATATGTCACCGTCATTGTATCGATGTTCACCGGCAGCTCGTTCACTACAGTCAGCACGGTCGGTGTCGCCTTAATGGGAATTGCCGTGACAACGGGAATTTCACTTCCTCTGGCAGCGGGGGCCATTGTCTCAGGCGCCTGTTTTGGGGATAAAATGTCTCCGCTGTCCGATACGACGAATTTCGCACCTGCAGTGGCCGGCATCTCTATATTTACACATATTCGTAATATGATGTATACAACGGTGCCTGCGTTAATTATCACAACGATATTATTTCTTCTGATCCCGACAACCGGGTCTATTGATTTGAGCTCTATTCAGTCCATCAAGGAATCATTGCAAAATGGGTTTCATCTTCACTGGTTAACGCTGCTGTCCCCCCTTGCGGTCATTGCATGTTCCGCAAAGCGTATACCGATCCTTCCTACATTAATAGTAGGCATTGTTACTGGACTTTTGATAACGGCATTTGTTCAACAGCAAGCCTCGATAGGCAGCTGGTTCAGTGTGATGCAGGGCGGTTACAACAGTACCATCGTGAATAAGACTGTAGCTGAGATCGTGAACCGAGGCGGCCTGCAATCGATGATGTGGTCGGTGTCTCTGATCCTGATTGCTTTATCATTAGGCGGATTGCTGCAGCACTGCGGAGTCATCGAAGCCTTGTTCCGTAAATGGATTGAGCCGCTAAAACGGCGCAGCAGCATTGTTCTCATGACCGGCGCATCATCGATCGCCGTTAACGGCATGACAGGGGAGCAGTATTTATCTATTTTGCTGCCGGGCCAAATGTTTAAGGGTGAGTACACCCGTAGACAAATTCCGGCCAAAACCCTGTCACGAACCTTGGAGGATTGCGGAACACTCGTCAACCCTCTGATTCCATGGGGCGTCAGCGGAGCTTTTTTCGCTGCGACCCTTGGAGTTCCGGTTCTTGAATATGCCCCATTCGCTGCATTCCTATGGTTAAGTCCGATATTCACTTTCGGCTTTGCCTTGATTCCGCAATTACAGCGAAACTCGCTGGGAACAAGTAAGTAA
- a CDS encoding tRNA-dihydrouridine synthase: MKGFEFDLMKNFWSNLPRPFFVLAPMEDVTDVVFRHVVSKAGRPDVFFTEFTNTESYCHPDGHKSVRGRLMFTADEQPIVAHIWGDKPEYFREMSIGMAELGFKGIDINMGCPVPNVASRGKGSGLILRPDVAAEIIQAAKAGGLPVSVKTRLGYEEIDEWQGWLTHILKQDIANLSIHLRTRKEMSQVNAHWELIPEIKALRDEVAPNTLLTINGDIPDRETGLKLAEQYGVDGIMIGRGIFSNPFAFEKEPKEHSPKEYLNLLKLHLDLHDQYTEELPRAMSGLQRFFKVYVKGFRGASELRHQMMSTKSTDEVRALLDNFEKNVEVNTD, from the coding sequence ATGAAAGGATTTGAGTTTGATTTGATGAAAAATTTTTGGAGTAATCTGCCACGGCCCTTTTTTGTGCTTGCTCCAATGGAAGATGTGACCGATGTTGTGTTTCGTCATGTGGTGAGCAAAGCAGGCAGACCTGATGTTTTTTTTACAGAGTTTACAAACACGGAAAGTTATTGTCACCCCGATGGGCACAAAAGTGTACGTGGACGTTTGATGTTTACAGCAGATGAACAGCCTATTGTTGCCCATATTTGGGGAGATAAGCCCGAATATTTCCGTGAAATGAGTATCGGGATGGCAGAGCTCGGATTTAAAGGGATAGATATCAATATGGGCTGCCCTGTTCCCAATGTGGCATCGAGAGGCAAGGGGAGCGGCCTTATTCTTCGTCCTGATGTGGCAGCAGAAATTATCCAAGCCGCCAAAGCAGGAGGACTGCCTGTAAGTGTAAAAACAAGACTTGGATACGAGGAGATCGACGAGTGGCAGGGGTGGCTAACGCATATATTAAAACAGGATATTGCTAACCTTTCTATTCATTTGCGAACAAGGAAGGAAATGAGCCAAGTGAATGCGCATTGGGAGCTGATTCCGGAAATTAAAGCATTACGCGATGAAGTGGCGCCAAACACGCTTCTAACCATCAACGGAGATATTCCTGATCGTGAAACAGGGCTGAAGCTTGCGGAGCAATACGGTGTAGATGGCATAATGATTGGGCGGGGAATATTCAGCAATCCGTTTGCTTTTGAAAAAGAACCCAAAGAGCATAGCCCGAAAGAATACCTGAACCTTCTAAAGCTGCATCTTGATCTTCATGATCAATATACCGAAGAGCTGCCACGTGCAATGTCAGGGCTTCAGCGCTTCTTCAAAGTATATGTCAAAGGTTTCCGCGGGGCTAGTGAATTAAGACACCAAATGATGAGCACCAAGTCAACGGATGAAGTGCGGGCACTGCTCGATAACTTTGAAAAGAATGTGGAAGTGAATACTGATTAG
- a CDS encoding sensor domain-containing protein — MKATEVNAKTPTGKVNWVLFNPKTYATILYLLLSLPLGIIYFTVAITGLALSIALIPIFIGIPLFFGVAKLLDGIVKFEQSMIRQILGLPAAPASYTYNPQSDAGQNWFMRMVRGFDGGLFIRNLLLVIMRFVTGIVFFVIMVTVISLGLGLIALPVVHIILMNEMQLDILEHSLFSYFHIDWTYNQQYMFYVGVGVVLFWIALRVVNGLMQIQRRIMFVDEPYQQAQPKMPLYDQTQASVQSPYVEPPVDQPAPEFMQPAYREL, encoded by the coding sequence ATGAAGGCAACCGAAGTGAATGCCAAAACGCCGACAGGTAAAGTGAATTGGGTGCTTTTTAATCCAAAAACCTATGCAACGATCCTCTATTTATTGTTATCTCTCCCGTTAGGAATTATCTATTTTACAGTAGCGATAACGGGGCTCGCTCTTTCAATTGCTTTAATTCCAATATTTATCGGAATACCCTTATTTTTTGGAGTAGCTAAGCTGTTGGATGGGATTGTGAAATTTGAACAAAGCATGATTAGACAAATTTTAGGTTTACCGGCTGCTCCTGCTTCATATACCTACAATCCACAGTCTGATGCTGGTCAGAACTGGTTTATGCGAATGGTGAGAGGTTTTGACGGTGGGCTATTTATTCGAAATCTGCTGCTCGTAATCATGAGATTTGTAACAGGCATTGTATTCTTTGTTATTATGGTAACTGTGATTTCACTAGGACTTGGATTGATTGCCCTTCCCGTCGTGCATATCATTTTGATGAATGAAATGCAGCTGGATATTTTGGAACATAGTTTGTTCAGTTATTTCCATATCGATTGGACCTATAATCAGCAATATATGTTTTACGTAGGCGTAGGAGTTGTACTTTTTTGGATCGCGCTTCGCGTCGTGAATGGGCTCATGCAAATTCAGCGCAGAATCATGTTTGTAGATGAGCCCTATCAGCAAGCACAGCCGAAAATGCCACTGTACGATCAAACCCAAGCGTCAGTTCAGTCGCCATATGTTGAACCCCCGGTGGATCAACCCGCTCCGGAGTTCATGCAGCCAGCCTATAGAGAGCTTTAA